GAAGGTTCAGCCAAGAACCAAGGTTGGGACTTTCTTGAGGACTCCAGCTCTCTCCTCCTGATCTTCCTCTCAGAAACACTCACTgctgtctgtgtttttatttaccacTGACtactttctttctgtttgtatttaccCCTCAGTGCTCTGTTTACCCCTCACAGTGTTAGTTACAGTACAGATGTCAGtactgtgcagtgtttgtgagtgaagtCTGGAATGAACTGAAAGCGAGTATCTCTTTCTGTTGGTCTTTATTTCAGAGCTTTGTTCAGAGTTAGAGTTGCTCGGACAGATTCGTTGAGCTGAAATGATTCTTCACTTCACCTGTAGACCTGGAGCACTCTGGAGGTAAGGCTTTACTggtcttcattcattcaaatctaatcaaatcaaatgtatttgtgtagcgctttttacaactgatattgtcacaaagcagcttcacagaattccagtaaagacagttttaatgtaaaatataaaaatgtaaacaacatcaaagatgtaaaaatccccaggtgagcaagccaagggcaacagtggcaaggaaaaactccctcagctaaggaagaaaccttgggaggaaccaaggctcacaaggggtgacctatcctcctctggtcaatctactggtaacaATAATTAGAAGtctgtgagaacttcagtgtaggggcagctccaaggcacttggtggttgctggagtatgggcagctggtctgaagcatggaggaggagcttgacagtcatccatcagcaTCCAGCTGGACAGGTGGGCGGTCGTTTATTtggaaaaaggtaaagggatggaattagttttaaacggtttggtgtttgtaaagcagaaagtattaacatttccagagtgtggctaatgactctggcagatctgactatgacagctttaactaaaagcaGAAAACGAGAaggcagttcgcagacggtcggtttagcctgtctgtctgcgacttggtcccggctctggactGTCAGCAACTgtttacactacactgctgactaactaaaagactgtgtgctatgctgcaagaaaagAAGGCAGCACCATTCCTACCTATAAGATCATGCTTGCCCTCAAATGTAACCAactgtctataaagcccacttgattttcggaacaccacttggacatccagcagtttaacgctgAATGTCTGCTGTAGGCTTCAGTGCCGCACCGCATTGGGATGGGATCAAAGCAGATTACTGCATCAGACATCCTCTGGTAAAGTGGACTAAGTTAAACATGCCatactctgagcaggcaaaacagccaacAGTAGCCATggtattgcaggtacttaccgcttttggTTGATGTAGGAATTTACACCAGAAACGTTACTCCAGGAGCAGGGTGGCaattttagtgcctctgtaataaataatcCTGCAGAGACAATCTAAAAAACAGATCTATGGACGGTTAAGTGGTAAgttgtaaaaacagaaataacagaAACAACAGGAAAACCAGGGTGAACAAAACCGCTTCTTCTAAATGGGTACAGGAagagccaaacgggttgccagattagttttgttcattttccataaccacttcatccagatcagggtggcagagggtccagagccaggccagaatcactgggctaaGGCTtctatggacagtgtcacagtcATCCGCAGAGCAGCATCTCATCACCACCAGTCACTGGTGAAGAAATAACATCACAGATATTTACCAACAGGCCACTACACATAACTCAGAGCAGACTTACTATCTGAGGACCTCCTCCGGCTTGTGTCTTTAGGTCcgtttcagctcactctactgtgtaaaatcagtccagtattaactcttgtatGGCCGCCCACTGGGTCGGTGTCTTTCACCTCCTTGCTACCTCTGCCACAACATCCACACTGGGAATACTGAGCTAGaataattttgtattaatttaaaaGCCCTCTAGATGTGCCATCAAGCGTTACGGAGTTCTCGCAAGAGCCCTCTGCCTCGTGATTCTTAAGTTGCTTAGTGCAGGGACCAGCAGAGGACCAGGTgtagcagccacagaggctctattctccctgttccAGCTCAGTGGAACCtcacaatcatttagaagctgaAATGTTATGGtacaaatactacatagtgttcctttaatgtgctttcactttttaaatgttgtcTGGTTTTGACAGACCACCTTAAAATTCCTTCATGTTCCTGCACTGTGTATaaagtcaaaaaacacacttacccTTCTAGCTTTGAATCTGAAGAGACAGGAGGGCCCCCTCCTCCTCATTCCTGTCCCCCTTGTCCCAGTGGGAGCTGGTCTTCCTCTTCTACCAACGGCTCACAATCCCAGGAGTGAGGAATTTACCTGGGACGCCTGAACCGTTCCGTCTCACCACTAGAAActgataaagaaaaaatatcataaatattttaaaaacagattactACCCAACAACTCAGAGCTGTGTTTAATATCAGAGGCGCTGCtaggtttatttaaaaagacaCAAATCAAAATTTCAGTTTAgtcagataacttaagcctaaATGGAACTGGCTATCTGAGGAATCCCGCTTTGTGTAAGGGATTCCCCTCGCTTTTGCAATGATGTCAAACTCTATTAAAGCCCATTTACGTCGTGTTTCTATTCAGGTATATTTttaaagctcatttattttttacgtGGTGCAAATGAACCCTTGAATACTTCTGTGTCATCTACCTATAATGTTATTCACTACAGGAAAGATGTTTCGGTTCAACTATGGACTGCATTCTACACTGCCCCCTCATGGTTCCCAGTGGTAAGCTTCAGAGATAATACCTGTTTTTAATGCTGAGCACGAATGGGACCGTCTGTAAATGCACTGTCTGTAAAATCAAAGTTCCTTCTTACTCTATCTCTGACTCTGAAGAGTCTGAAGAAACAGGAGGGtcccctccttctccttcctGTCCCTCTTGTCCCAGTGGGAGCTGGCCTTCTGCTTCAACCACCGGCTCACGATCCCAGGAGTGAGGAATCTCCATAGGAAGCCTGAACCCTTCTGGACATCCCCAGTACAGCTGAGAGAAGGGCGGGACATTGAACACTGCCCTCATGACGGAGTCCGTGATCAGGTAGTAGATATCACGTCTCCGGTGCTCTGCAATTCTCCGCAGATTCTCCAGAGTGCCGACCATACGGAGCAGCTGAGAGTACACCTCCGCGACGGTGGCAGTCTGGCCTCTGTATCTGGGATGAGCCAGCTCCAAGCTCATGAAGAACTCCAGGAGCCCCATCACAGACTCCTCTGTGAATGGCTCCTCCATAAAGTCCGCAATATGGAGCGGGAGCGGCCTTTCGTTTCCGGCTTCCTCTAAATGAGATCTAACATGGAGGTACTCCTGGACAGGACCACGCCCCATATCGGAAAGGGACGCAGATCTTGGGGAAACGGTGGAGCCCCTGTCCTGCAGATTTGAAGGGAGAAGGCCAAGAGACACGCTGGTTGCAGGGGAGGGGAGTACATCGTCCCTGACGGTGCTGGGAGCTACTCTTCTGCGAAAGATGCGAGCAGCTCTGCCGATTAactttctcattctcttccTGGCAGATATGCACAGCTTCCTGAGGCGGGGACAACAGCTGGATTcgtccaccacctccacacttTCCACGGATGTGTCCTCCTGATTTTCTGTGTCTGACACATCCACGCTGTCCTCCGCAGCATCCACAGCCCTCCGCTCAGGTTGAATAAACTCGTACCAGGCGTCGCACGGTCCAGAGCTTGTCTGCGTCCCCTCAGAGTCCGTCCCCTCCTCCTCAGTAGATCCGGAGGGAGACGCACCCTCTTCATCCTGCTCCTCTTTCGCAGGAAGTCCTGGGTCAACTGGACCATCAGTTGGGGTCAGTCTCCGGTCATAACCCAGCAGGTTTATGACCGTGATGACCTCCTTCGTAATTTCCAGAGCGAGTCCTTCTGTAAACTCCCTCTGGACATCCACAGGTTTGGATTCAGCCAGATTACCCTGAAGATGGCAGTTCAAGGTGGACAGGACTCTGGACTGAATCCTCTGCTGCAGGAATTCTGCACCCCTACAAACGCACAGTAATGTTCATTTGGTCAAGAAGTAAAGTCTTACCTACAATAACACACCTACATTCTCAGATAAACGGTGGCTGTGATGGCATCCCATCGttaattcatattttaacatataacaTTTTACTTCAGGTACATTTTCACTCTTCTGTTTGCATACTTCTATTGTGCCTTATGCTGTGCAATGACAGTAAAGTTAAATcaatctatctgtctgtctgtgggaCATAATTCACAACTTCCAATTTTGAgtcataattgtaccatattcagTATTAAGTgtggatttttaaaattgtgttcatCTCTATGATGCTGTTTCACCCGTTTAAAGAGCAAATACATTTTATCAATAACTTATTTAAGAATATTCACATGTTAGATTTGGAATatcatatgtttaaataaataaaacctaaatAATGTAAAGCCACAAATCCCCATAACCACTCCATACTGTCACCTGCAtaactttccattccaccttaaatggagcagaGTAAAATTTGGTCCCAGTAGAAAtgatccattccaccttaaaatgctATACTCTTGGTCACGTGcagaattttccattccactgaTTCCATATATGATTCAATAGAGCACTGATTCCAATGTGACCTCTGTAGAGTTATTAaacagtgcagcatttaaggtggaataggaaGTTCTTACAGGGAACTGATGCAGCTGAAGTCAAATATGAAGATTTGCTCTGAATAtcccttcatttaaaaacacgcAAACTCTACACCCTTAATCTGTGGTCATTAATCACCTATTTGTCTAAAACAACCACAGATTTTAAATCCATTATCTGCATTCAATACACTTCTAATCACAAAACGAATTCgtctaaaacacacaaaaaatgtaaattaaacagttaCATCTAAGCACGCTTCGCTTGCGTCTTCCTTGGCTATAgcgcagtgtttttgttttacctGGCAACCTGGGGTTTGTGTACTGTACTGTGATCGGACTGTGATTGGGCAGAGGGCGGGAACTCAGACCAAATACCGATCGAGTGCCGCTCTGGGCCTTAGACGGTTTCTTTAATCTCCGATGATAAATACTgggcattttataatttaatacagCAAATGTTACAGATTTCTcctttaatgtacatttaatgtACAGAGACTGTATTCAGAATAATTCTGGCGCATTTCTATTTGGGCCGTTCCTAATGAATTCTCACAATTCAAATgttgagaaaatatatttaaaatacagatAAAGGTTGATTTTGGACAGTGTATATATGATTCCGCTAACATCATTCCTAACAggatttaatttcatttcagtAGAAAAACACCTGGAAATAtatctgttttcatttaaaaacccTCACCTTTCTTCTTCTACACAAGCGCTGGGAATGATATTATTGTTTAAAGCCATGATTATGCTGTAGATTTTACTGTAGAAAGATAAAGACAAATTTACATTGTAAAAACTGTAATACATCGAAACACATTTAGTTAAAGTAGATAAAGAAGAAGTGAACAAATCAGAGAGGGAAAGAAGCTGGACACTCACTTGTACTGCAACACGTTCATGTTTTGAATGTCATTATGAGGTAAAAGGCCCTCTTTTATACGTTCCGTAGGCGGGGCCTGTGACATCACACACAACTTTCAGGAATATTCAGGaattacatgtttaaaaaaagaaaagaaatatatatatatatatatatatatatatatatatatatatatatattaaatattaatattttatatatatatatatatatatatatatatatatatatatatatatatatagttttttaaagaaatacttatatatttatttattttacataaaatgtttttgtaattgtatccactatttgtaattatttgtaataataagTGTAATTACTATTTATTCATAAAGATAGATAAAGATATCTCTTTAGagtaaaaatattgtaaaataaatgcaCACCTTTCACTTCCCCTTTACCCTCATCAAAGCGTACACTTCATGGAGGGGCTTGTTATAAACAGTAATGTTTATTGAGGGTACTgccttctgtttcagacacagcctcaACTGCATTTAGAGGCGCCCCCTGTGCGTGCGTCTGGTTAAACCCGTGCGGTACTCGTCACGGAGCCTGTTGTgctttgaaatttttttttaacggATTCTTCAGCGTCGATCGATACGTgactttctcacactctgaAACTCTGAAAATAACCACTTTGAAGACAACCGCTTTTGTAAAGTTACCTCAGAATTTAAATGTCTTCACCGTCCCCTAGCgaacaacaaataataaacacccACTgaaacacaaccacaaagtaaTGTAAGTTAGCGCTTGACATTCAGACTAAGCTAAATGATATTATTAACACATAACCTACTTGtttccacatttttaaagtCATGTTAAGTAAGATGTAAATATGCAGCAATTAATTGAATAACTATTGTGACGGGGGTTTTGAGTTTTGTACCAACATTAACATATGATTTGTATTCGTTATACATTCCTGCAGATTCTTCCTTCTGGTTCTTTGCTACAGTAAGTGTATTACttcacaagaacacacacactactgaaaaTTATGGTTCATTCAGGAATCTGCGATCTTTGTAAAATTAGACACaattcagtgtttgtgtgtgttttcatatacacacatgtatacacactcacatatacacacactgtgaacTTTTAGTAATGAACCAATTTAATGTTCCGaatttatttggaataaaaggTTATTTTGGGTTCCGTTAAAAGTTATTAATGTGTGCAattttttgtcattgtacaacacacaatgaaatgtgtcttctgcatgtaacccatctgtggcagtgaacacacacacacactagagcactagaggctgtgaacacacacacacactagagcactaggggctgtgaaaaTACACCCAGGGCGGGGAGCAGTTCAGGGGTACTTCAGCTGTTCACTCCCACTGCACCCAGTTTTCCTGTCGGTTGTGGAAATCAAACCAACGACCTTTTAGtcttaagccctcttccctaaACGGTAGGCCACGGCTCCCCACAtaagtaaatataaacatatgtaATTACCTGAAGTGCTTGTCAACACTAGGATTTTAGCAATAAAAGTTAGTAGTTTCACACTGTAATATGCCATGAAAAATGATGGTTATTATCCCatgaatttttgtttattaaacgTATTGAAAATAATGCAACCCAACGGAAAATCTCACATTTTGCTTTCCTCCTGGATTGACTAGAAGATATGGCATCTAGTGCTAGACACAGCAGAGAACATGGCAAAGAAAAGCCTGATATCTCCAATCTCTATCCATGAAAATACTGAAATCAGTAGTGGTATTTATTACGGTGGatatttcaaaaataaacaGCTTTTTGTGAGTTTTCAACGGATTGAACCTTAGTCGTGACATATACGAGTAACACTTCTGCTCGCTAAACGTGTTATACTAAAATACTCATGAAGCCAGGTTAGGGTGTTAAGTAATGCAAAATGCAAATACATGTTGCATAACAGTGGGAGGGAAATTGACACAACATTTTACTTGTGTGTTCTTCATTTCCGGTTGATTCATATGGATTGACATGTGTGTTAATctgaagaagaaacacctttattgatccccttagggCAGTGATTGTGAAACTGTGTTGCGTACCACTAGTGGTACGTGAAGCAGCAAATGGTGGTATGCCAGGTGACCTCGTAAAAATAACTACTTAATTAAAAAGatgattaataactgaaaatctgaaaTTGAAACATGCTCAGGTGtatatatggatacaccttaataaaatgggaatagctggtgatattaacttcctgtttgtggcacattagtatatgggagaggGGAAACTTTTCAGCATAGGTGGTGGCCATtgtgaagtcagccattttggatccaacttttgttttttcaatgggaagagggtcatgtgacttattcaaacttattgggaatttcacgaGAAAAACAATGGCATTGGTTTTAACGTGACTTTATTCTTTCAGGACttatttacaattttctaaccacttataaaatgtattcaaactgctgctcattgtgttggattgtcaatgcaaccctcttctcccactcttcacacactgatagcaacaccgcaggagaaatgctagcacagtcttccagtatccgtagtttcaggtgctgcacatctcgtatcttcacagcatagacaattgccttcagatgaccccaaagataaaagtctaagggggtcacatcgggagaccttgggggccattcaactggcccacgatgaccaatccactttccaggaaactgtccATCTAGGAATGattggacctgacacccataatgtggtggtgtaccatcttgctggaaaaactcagggaacgtgccagcttcagtgcataaagaggaaaacacatcatcatgtagtaATTTCatatatccagtggccttgaagtttccattgatgaagaatggccccactatctttgtaccccatataccacaccataccatcaagatgtgcagcacctgaaactacggatactggaagcctgtgctaccatttctcctgcggtgttgctatcagtgtgtgaagagtgggagaagagggttgcattgacaatccaacacaatgggcagcactttgaacacattata
This window of the Hoplias malabaricus isolate fHopMal1 chromosome Y, fHopMal1.hap1, whole genome shotgun sequence genome carries:
- the LOC136679567 gene encoding uncharacterized protein: MNVLQYNKIYSIIMALNNNIIPSACVEEERGAEFLQQRIQSRVLSTLNCHLQGNLAESKPVDVQREFTEGLALEITKEVITVINLLGYDRRLTPTDGPVDPGLPAKEEQDEEGASPSGSTEEEGTDSEGTQTSSGPCDAWYEFIQPERRAVDAAEDSVDVSDTENQEDTSVESVEVVDESSCCPRLRKLCISARKRMRKLIGRAARIFRRRVAPSTVRDDVLPSPATSVSLGLLPSNLQDRGSTVSPRSASLSDMGRGPVQEYLHVRSHLEEAGNERPLPLHIADFMEEPFTEESVMGLLEFFMSLELAHPRYRGQTATVAEVYSQLLRMVGTLENLRRIAEHRRRDIYYLITDSVMRAVFNVPPFSQLYWGCPEGFRLPMEIPHSWDREPVVEAEGQLPLGQEGQEGEGGDPPVSSDSSESEIDF